A region from the Eptesicus fuscus isolate TK198812 chromosome 1, DD_ASM_mEF_20220401, whole genome shotgun sequence genome encodes:
- the LOC129148862 gene encoding melanoma-associated antigen B2-like, with the protein MPRGHKSKLRAREKHRQNRAEKQGDKSAQAPVGEEGEAACSSSILGDGPSTSTGAGTLQAPPGAPATTRDAAGASGERSAVKAKGQVQKSKKSSQASTSAESSGQDLLTQKANLLVHYMLCQYKKKEPIKKGDMLKIIHKWFRKDFPEILRRASERMDRFFGLELKEVKPNGNYYTLVDNEDESLSSGFRFPTKGILMPVLGFILLNDNCAPEEEIWEFLNMMSVYDGKTHFIFGEPRKLITQDLVQEKYLVYQPVPNSDPPRYEFLWGPRAHAETSKKKILEFFSLLNNNIRTALASHFERALKEEDERAQARAQAALMAATPPEASGCSGATSSH; encoded by the coding sequence ATGCCTCGTGGTCATAAGAGCAAGCTCCGTGCTCGGGAGAAACACCGCCAAAACAGAGCTGAGAAACAAGGTGATAAGAGTGCTCAGGCCCCTgtaggagaggaaggagaggccgCTTGCTCCTCTTCCATTTTGGGGGATGGTCCCTCAACCTCCACTGGTGCTGGCACTCTCCAGGCACCTCCAGGTGCCCCAGCCACCACCCGTGATGCTGCAGGTGCTTCAGGTGAAAGATCTGCTGTAAAAGCCAAAGGCCAGgttcagaaaagtaaaaaatccTCCCAGGCCTCAACCTCCGCTGAGAGCTCTGGCCAAGATCTTCTAACTCAGAAGGCAAATTTGTTGGTTCATTACATGCTGTGTCAATATAAAAAGAAGGAGCCCATTAAAAAGGGAGACATGCTGAAGATCATCCACAAGTGGTTCAGGAAGGACTTCCCTGAGATCCTCAGGAGAGCCTCTGAGCGCATGGATCGGTTCTTTGGCCTGGAATTGAAAGAAGTCAAGCCCAATGGTAATTACTACACCCTTGTCGACAATGAAGATGAGAGTCTGAGCAGCGGCTTCAGATTTCCTACCAAAGGGATTCTGATGCCTGTCCTGGGTTTTATCTTGTTGAATGACAACTGTGCCCCTGAGGAGGAGATCTGGGAATTCCTGAATATGATGAGTGTCTATGATGGAAAGACTCACTTCATTTTTGGGGAGCCCAGGAAGCTTATCACCCAAGATTTAGTGCAAGAAAAATACCTGGTGTACCAGCCGGTGCCCAACAGTGATCCTCCACGCTATGAGTTCCTGTGGGGTCCAAGAGCCCACGCTGAGACCAGCAAGAAGAAAATCCTCGAGTTTTTCTCCCTGCTCAATAATAATATCCGCACTGCCTTGGCATCCCATTTTGAAAGGGCTTTGAAAGAAGAAGATGAGAGAGCCCAAGCCAGAGCCCAAGCTGCACTCATGGCTGCCACTCCTCCCGAGGCCAGTGGGTGCTCTGGGGCCACATCCAGCCACTAA